A single window of Bradyrhizobium daqingense DNA harbors:
- a CDS encoding DUF1801 domain-containing protein: MTEPLLLPEVRRAFDAFPVPMRKRLLQVRDLIFATASAHDGVGRLSETLKWGEPAYLTEETGSGSTIRLGRLKDSDHAAILFNCKTTLVDTFRERFPEQFEYRQTRALLLPVAGKLPTRELSVCLSLALTYHLDRRSKRAR, encoded by the coding sequence GTGACTGAGCCGCTGTTGCTGCCCGAGGTGCGCCGGGCCTTCGACGCCTTTCCCGTGCCGATGCGCAAGCGGCTCCTGCAGGTACGCGATCTGATCTTTGCGACGGCTTCGGCGCATGACGGGGTCGGACGGCTCAGCGAAACGCTGAAATGGGGCGAGCCTGCCTATCTGACCGAGGAGACGGGCAGCGGCAGCACGATCCGGCTCGGCCGCCTGAAGGATTCCGACCACGCCGCCATTCTCTTCAACTGCAAGACGACCCTGGTCGACACTTTCCGCGAACGCTTTCCCGAACAGTTCGAGTATCGGCAGACGAGGGCGCTGCTGTTGCCGGTAGCGGGCAAGCTGCCCACGCGGGAGCTTTCGGTTTGTCTGTCGCTGGCGCTGACGTATCACCTCGACCGGCGGAGCAAGAGGGCGCGTTAG
- a CDS encoding L,D-transpeptidase family protein, whose protein sequence is MRDCLNHRAGFDRVLMTVAATFLTVSASSALAQDQGRSSAAELAIEAAIPRPEPANVPPPTASDIKLDTTATLQDATKEPAKAEAAPAKVEPKPADVATTPATEAPKSETAKTEPAKSEPAKAEPAKADTATAPAVPAAAPAAEPVKAASNVPAADQPVADKLKDIIGAKTSRHFDRKNERAAIEKFYGARDFAPVWTQGGSLTAAAKGVIARLKDAASDGLNPADYPVPDFAAATTPDALADAELKLTASMFDYARQAQSGRMHWSQASGDILYPEHPVDPNEVLAKVTTATDASAALDSYNPPHKLYKELKAKLAELRGQGSGPAIEIADGPALKYTPAGKKQAEIIVEDPRVPQLRAKLGITENANDTRYDAAVAEAVRKFQSGAEMKATGILDDKTVKALNTPKRDKQIDVVLVNMERWRWLPRDLGAPAIGDAYVILNIPDFTLKVMQRGQQVWTTRVVTGKPGKHATPLLTETMKYITVNPTWNVPPSIVYNEYLPALQQDPTVLQRMGLRLEQNRDGSVHISQPPGEANALGRIRFNFPNKFLVYQHDTPDKHLFAKEERAFSHGCMRVQNPDQYASVLLNIVMPNEKYTPERIRSMYGKSEIDLKFPTPIPVNITYQTAFVDDAGKLQFRKDIYGRDAVMINILKNSRGKDIENVVAHSQPSYSRPATTLPSGVAVANNGGGFGSSGPNFFERLFGAGPPTPPPAPVGRRPAQQRVFTR, encoded by the coding sequence TCAGCCCTGGCGCAGGATCAGGGGCGCAGCAGCGCCGCCGAGCTCGCGATCGAAGCCGCGATCCCGCGTCCCGAGCCGGCCAACGTCCCGCCCCCGACCGCATCGGACATCAAGCTCGACACCACCGCGACGCTGCAGGACGCAACCAAGGAACCTGCGAAGGCTGAAGCCGCACCCGCCAAGGTCGAGCCGAAGCCTGCCGACGTCGCGACGACGCCCGCCACCGAGGCGCCGAAGAGCGAGACGGCAAAAACCGAGCCTGCGAAATCTGAGCCCGCCAAGGCCGAACCCGCCAAGGCCGATACCGCGACCGCCCCAGCAGTGCCCGCTGCGGCTCCGGCCGCCGAGCCCGTCAAGGCCGCGAGCAACGTTCCCGCTGCCGACCAGCCGGTCGCCGACAAGCTCAAGGACATCATCGGCGCCAAGACCTCGCGCCATTTCGACCGCAAGAACGAGCGGGCCGCGATCGAGAAATTCTACGGCGCGCGCGACTTCGCGCCGGTCTGGACCCAAGGCGGCAGCCTCACCGCCGCGGCCAAGGGCGTGATTGCGCGACTGAAGGATGCCGCCTCCGACGGCCTCAATCCGGCCGATTATCCGGTGCCCGATTTCGCAGCCGCCACCACGCCCGATGCGCTCGCCGATGCCGAGCTCAAGCTCACCGCCAGCATGTTCGACTATGCGCGCCAGGCCCAGAGCGGCCGCATGCACTGGTCGCAGGCCAGCGGCGACATCCTCTATCCCGAGCATCCTGTCGATCCGAACGAGGTGCTCGCCAAGGTCACGACCGCAACGGATGCGTCCGCTGCGCTCGACAGCTACAACCCGCCCCACAAGCTCTACAAGGAGCTGAAGGCCAAGCTCGCCGAGCTCCGCGGTCAGGGCAGCGGCCCGGCCATCGAGATCGCCGACGGTCCGGCGCTGAAATACACCCCGGCCGGCAAGAAGCAGGCCGAGATCATCGTGGAAGATCCGCGCGTGCCGCAGCTGCGCGCCAAGCTCGGCATCACCGAGAACGCGAACGACACCCGCTACGACGCGGCGGTCGCCGAAGCCGTGCGCAAATTCCAGAGCGGCGCCGAGATGAAGGCGACCGGCATCCTTGACGACAAGACCGTCAAGGCGCTCAACACGCCCAAGCGCGACAAGCAGATCGACGTGGTGCTGGTCAACATGGAGCGCTGGCGCTGGCTGCCGCGCGACCTCGGCGCACCGGCGATCGGCGATGCCTATGTCATCCTCAACATTCCCGATTTCACCTTGAAGGTGATGCAGCGTGGGCAGCAGGTCTGGACCACACGCGTCGTCACCGGCAAGCCGGGCAAGCACGCCACCCCGCTTCTCACCGAGACGATGAAGTACATCACGGTCAATCCGACCTGGAACGTGCCGCCGTCGATCGTCTACAACGAGTATTTGCCGGCGCTGCAGCAGGATCCGACCGTGCTCCAGCGCATGGGCCTGAGGCTCGAGCAAAACCGCGACGGCTCGGTGCACATCTCGCAGCCACCTGGCGAAGCCAACGCGCTCGGCCGCATCCGCTTCAACTTCCCGAACAAGTTCCTGGTCTATCAACACGACACGCCGGACAAGCACTTGTTCGCCAAGGAAGAGCGCGCGTTCAGCCATGGCTGCATGCGCGTGCAGAATCCGGATCAGTACGCCTCCGTGCTGCTCAACATCGTCATGCCCAACGAGAAATACACGCCGGAGCGCATCCGCAGCATGTACGGCAAGAGCGAGATCGACCTGAAATTCCCGACGCCGATCCCGGTCAACATCACCTATCAGACCGCGTTCGTGGATGACGCCGGCAAGCTGCAATTCCGCAAGGACATCTATGGTCGCGACGCGGTCATGATCAACATTCTGAAGAACAGCCGCGGCAAGGACATCGAGAACGTGGTCGCGCATTCGCAGCCGAGCTATTCCCGCCCGGCGACGACACTGCCGTCAGGCGTGGCGGTGGCCAACAATGGCGGCGGTTTCGGCTCGTCCGGCCCGAATTTCTTCGAGCGGCTGTTCGGGGCGGGGCCGCCGACCCCGCCGCCGGCGCCCGTCGGCCGCCGGCCGGCGCAGCAGCGGGTGTTCACCCGCTAA
- a CDS encoding DUF1244 domain-containing protein: MAIDDKTRTELEAAAFRRLVDHLRTRTDVQNIDLMNLAGFCRNCLSNWLKDAADAQGVSLSKDESREAVYGMPYETWKAKYQGAATPEQLEAMKKVHPHGH; the protein is encoded by the coding sequence ATGGCCATCGACGACAAAACCAGAACGGAACTCGAGGCGGCCGCATTCCGGCGCCTGGTCGATCATTTGAGGACACGGACGGACGTCCAGAACATCGACCTGATGAATCTCGCCGGCTTCTGCCGCAACTGCCTGTCCAACTGGCTCAAGGACGCCGCCGACGCCCAGGGCGTGAGCTTGAGCAAGGACGAGAGCCGCGAGGCCGTCTACGGCATGCCCTATGAGACGTGGAAGGCGAAATACCAGGGCGCGGCCACGCCCGAGCAGCTCGAGGCGATGAAGAAGGTCCATCCCCACGGGCACTGA
- a CDS encoding adenylate/guanylate cyclase domain-containing protein: MDVPGPERRLAAVLAADMVGFSRLMEVDEAGTLARLKTHRVELIDPAITKNRGTIIKTTGDGLLVEFHSVVDAVLCAAEVQRRMARRNADVPPPRWIQFRIGINLGDVIVDQNDIFGDGVNIAARLEALAEPGGICVSGAVRDQVGDRLDGVQFDDLGEQNVKNIARPIRVFRIRLPERPASQQEGARLSATPSGSSRKPSIAVLPFANMSGDPEQEFFADGLTEDIITELSRFHDLLVISRNSTFVYKGKAVKVQDVGREFGVDYVIEGSVRKAGDRVRVTVQLIDAETDRHIWAERYDGELKDIFAIQDEMTRAIAATLPGRVEAATHDRANRKPTDNMAAYECVLAAKILHHRSNREDNARARLLLERALELDANYAHAHAWKACVLGQSWVYSWCADRDATFQQVAAELEIALVLDDNDSDVHRILAALNLNRDDHDKAAYHQERALALNPNYDLVVVQQGELLTWLGRPEEGIDWIKKAMRLNPYHPERFWSHLGRAYYCAEKYAEAAEALSRISRPDHTHHAFLAGIFAQMGNTVAAGAHAAEVLKREPAFSVANHLSTQHYKQNVDRQRYEAGLLKAGLPA, translated from the coding sequence ATGGATGTGCCCGGACCAGAGCGCAGGCTCGCCGCGGTCCTCGCCGCCGACATGGTCGGCTTTAGCCGGCTCATGGAGGTCGACGAGGCGGGTACGCTTGCGCGCCTCAAGACCCATCGGGTCGAACTCATTGATCCGGCCATCACCAAGAATCGTGGCACCATCATCAAGACGACGGGCGATGGCCTGCTCGTGGAATTCCACAGCGTGGTCGATGCCGTATTGTGTGCCGCGGAAGTTCAGCGCCGCATGGCGCGGCGCAACGCCGATGTCCCGCCGCCGCGATGGATACAATTCCGCATTGGCATCAATCTGGGCGACGTCATCGTCGACCAAAACGACATCTTCGGTGATGGCGTCAACATCGCTGCGCGGCTGGAGGCGCTCGCCGAGCCCGGAGGGATCTGCGTTTCAGGCGCGGTGCGCGATCAGGTCGGCGACCGGCTCGACGGAGTTCAATTCGACGATCTCGGCGAACAGAACGTCAAGAACATTGCGCGCCCGATCCGTGTTTTTCGGATTCGGCTGCCGGAGCGGCCCGCAAGTCAGCAAGAAGGAGCAAGGCTCTCCGCAACGCCATCCGGTAGCTCGAGGAAGCCGTCCATAGCAGTCCTGCCGTTCGCCAACATGAGCGGCGATCCGGAACAGGAATTCTTCGCGGACGGTTTGACCGAAGACATCATTACAGAGCTGTCGCGCTTCCACGATTTGCTCGTCATCTCCCGCAACTCGACCTTCGTCTACAAGGGCAAGGCCGTAAAGGTGCAGGACGTCGGCCGCGAATTCGGTGTCGACTACGTCATCGAGGGAAGCGTGCGAAAGGCCGGGGATCGTGTCCGCGTCACCGTGCAGCTCATCGATGCGGAAACGGATCGGCATATCTGGGCCGAGCGGTATGACGGCGAGCTCAAGGACATCTTCGCGATCCAGGACGAGATGACGCGGGCCATCGCAGCCACGTTGCCGGGCCGCGTCGAGGCGGCCACGCACGATCGGGCGAACCGCAAGCCAACTGACAACATGGCAGCCTATGAATGCGTTCTGGCCGCGAAGATCTTGCACCACCGCTCCAATCGCGAAGACAACGCACGTGCGCGGCTTCTGCTCGAGCGGGCGCTGGAGCTCGACGCGAACTATGCTCACGCACATGCGTGGAAGGCGTGCGTCCTGGGCCAGAGCTGGGTCTATAGCTGGTGCGCCGATCGCGACGCCACCTTCCAGCAGGTGGCTGCCGAGCTGGAGATCGCGCTGGTTCTCGACGACAATGACAGCGACGTTCACCGCATCCTCGCGGCGCTCAATCTGAACCGCGACGACCATGACAAGGCCGCCTACCATCAGGAGCGCGCGCTCGCGCTCAACCCGAACTATGATCTCGTGGTGGTGCAGCAGGGCGAGCTGCTGACCTGGCTGGGGCGGCCGGAGGAGGGCATCGACTGGATCAAGAAGGCGATGAGGCTCAACCCTTATCATCCGGAACGGTTCTGGAGTCATCTCGGGCGGGCTTATTACTGTGCCGAGAAGTACGCCGAAGCCGCCGAAGCTCTCTCGCGGATCTCACGGCCCGATCACACTCATCACGCGTTCCTTGCAGGCATCTTCGCGCAAATGGGCAACACGGTGGCCGCGGGTGCGCATGCGGCCGAAGTCCTCAAGCGTGAACCGGCATTTTCGGTGGCCAATCATCTTTCGACCCAGCATTATAAGCAAAACGTCGATCGCCAGCGCTATGAGGCAGGCCTTCTCAAGGCAGGCCTGCCGGCTTGA
- a CDS encoding DUF882 domain-containing protein, whose translation MGSYVLTGLARQFAVLSLSHAGVKVGSRIGLAAALLLAAAGSVHDAAALNETKTLSFHHTHSGEDLSVTFKRDGRYDEAALKQLNHFLRDWRTQESTVMDRRLFDILWEVYRDVEGKQPIQIISSYRSPATNAMLRRRSSGVARASQHMLGHAMDFYIPGVPLEQIRFAGLRLQRGGVGFYPTSGSPFVHLDTGSVRHWPRMTHDQLARVFPDGKTVHLPTDGVPLKNYELAKAEIERRGSGDDSGSKPNFFAALFKGKSAAPAAGDEDDEGAPAPAAKPAAPTVVAAAAKPAEPVPTPRAKPQIAATIQLASADAQIVAPPKPKPVADKPAATRSADAKPETPADIINARGFWDDVPAAPQQATPAQVAALKARQALAAATDAHPTASVASATLQALAYAPAASPVDRANVVAASAPIPRSTRPRNVAQATEINTVVGKSIDGMVATATRLSAAKGESIWLKIVMLSPSASRAMSVTLMGELDTAALRGYFVKPQSVIAMGFVDDPMQGLSCETFSGSATAKLPTTSFVMRTAALR comes from the coding sequence GTGGGCTCATACGTGCTGACGGGTCTCGCACGCCAATTCGCTGTGCTGTCGTTGTCCCATGCGGGAGTGAAGGTCGGATCCCGGATCGGCCTCGCTGCCGCACTGCTGCTTGCCGCCGCAGGCTCGGTTCATGACGCCGCCGCCCTGAACGAGACCAAGACGCTCTCCTTCCACCACACCCATTCCGGCGAAGACCTCTCCGTCACCTTCAAGCGCGACGGGCGCTATGACGAAGCCGCGCTGAAGCAGCTCAACCATTTCCTGCGCGACTGGCGCACCCAGGAATCGACGGTCATGGACCGTCGCCTGTTCGACATCCTCTGGGAAGTCTATCGCGACGTCGAGGGCAAGCAGCCGATCCAGATCATCTCCTCCTACCGCTCCCCCGCCACCAACGCCATGCTCCGCCGCCGGTCCTCCGGTGTGGCGCGCGCCAGCCAGCACATGCTGGGCCATGCGATGGACTTCTACATCCCCGGCGTGCCGCTCGAGCAGATCCGCTTCGCCGGCCTGCGCCTTCAGCGCGGCGGCGTCGGCTTCTACCCGACCTCCGGCTCGCCCTTCGTGCATCTGGACACCGGCAGCGTCCGGCACTGGCCGCGCATGACGCATGACCAGCTCGCCCGCGTCTTCCCGGATGGAAAGACGGTGCACCTGCCGACCGACGGCGTGCCGCTGAAGAACTATGAGCTCGCCAAAGCCGAGATCGAACGACGCGGCAGCGGCGATGATTCCGGCAGCAAGCCGAATTTCTTCGCCGCCCTGTTCAAGGGCAAGTCGGCGGCTCCGGCCGCCGGCGACGAGGACGACGAGGGCGCGCCCGCCCCGGCCGCAAAGCCTGCGGCGCCGACCGTCGTCGCGGCCGCCGCCAAGCCCGCCGAGCCGGTGCCGACGCCGCGCGCCAAGCCGCAGATCGCCGCCACGATCCAGCTCGCCTCGGCCGATGCGCAGATCGTTGCGCCGCCCAAGCCGAAGCCCGTGGCTGACAAGCCGGCGGCCACACGGTCAGCCGACGCCAAGCCCGAGACGCCGGCGGATATCATCAATGCCCGCGGCTTCTGGGATGACGTCCCGGCCGCGCCGCAGCAGGCAACGCCGGCTCAGGTGGCCGCGCTGAAAGCGCGCCAGGCCCTCGCGGCCGCCACCGACGCGCACCCGACCGCCAGCGTCGCCAGCGCAACTCTTCAGGCCCTGGCTTACGCGCCGGCCGCTTCCCCGGTCGACCGCGCCAACGTCGTCGCCGCCTCCGCACCGATCCCGCGCTCCACGCGGCCCCGCAACGTCGCTCAGGCGACCGAGATCAATACGGTGGTCGGCAAGAGCATCGACGGCATGGTCGCGACCGCAACCCGCCTCTCAGCCGCCAAGGGCGAGAGCATCTGGCTGAAAATCGTGATGCTGTCGCCGAGCGCCAGCCGCGCGATGTCGGTGACGCTGATGGGCGAGCTCGATACCGCGGCGCTGCGTGGTTATTTCGTCAAGCCGCAATCCGTGATCGCGATGGGCTTTGTCGACGATCCGATGCAGGGCCTGTCCTGCGAGACGTTCTCCGGCAGCGCCACCGCCAAGCTCCCGACGACGTCGTTCGTCATGCGGACGGCGGCGCTGCGCTGA
- a CDS encoding DUF2312 domain-containing protein — MATSAAVRDDEPATKFAKDQLKSIIERIERLEEEKKAISDDIRDVYAESKGNGYDVKALRTIVRLRKQDPNERAEAETILETYMQALGMI; from the coding sequence ATGGCCACCTCCGCCGCCGTCCGCGACGACGAGCCCGCGACGAAATTTGCCAAGGACCAGCTCAAATCCATCATCGAGCGCATCGAGCGGCTGGAGGAAGAGAAGAAGGCGATCTCCGACGACATCCGCGACGTCTATGCCGAGAGCAAGGGCAACGGCTACGACGTCAAGGCATTGCGCACAATCGTGCGCCTGCGCAAGCAGGACCCCAACGAACGCGCCGAGGCCGAGACCATCCTCGAGACCTACATGCAGGCGCTGGGCATGATCTGA